A region from the Streptomyces tsukubensis genome encodes:
- the sufB gene encoding Fe-S cluster assembly protein SufB, whose translation MTLPTETAHPELEGLGTYEFGWADSDEAGAVAKRGLSEEVVRDISAKKNEPEWMLKLRLKGLRLFDRKPMPNWGSDLSGIDFDNIKYFVRSTEKQAASWEDLPEDIKNTYDKLGIPEAEKQRLVAGVAAQYESEVVYHQIREDLEEQGVIFLDTDTALKEHPELFQEYFGTVIPVGDNKFASLNTAVWSGGSFIYVPKGVHVDIPLQAYFRINTENMGQFERTLIIVDEDAYVHYVEGCTAPIYSSDSLHSAVVEIIVKKGGRCRYTTIQNWSNNVYNLVTKRAVAYEGATMEWVDGNIGSKVTMKYPAVYLMGEHAKGETLSIAFAGEGQHQDAGAKMVHMAPNTSSNIVSKSVARGGGRTSYRGLIEIGEGAPGAKSNVLCDALLVDTISRSDTYPYVDVREDDVSMGHEATVSKVSEDQLFYLMSRGMTEFEAMAMIVRGFVEPIAKELPMEYALELNRLIELQMEGSVG comes from the coding sequence ATGACTCTCCCCACGGAGACTGCTCACCCCGAACTGGAGGGTCTGGGCACCTACGAATTCGGCTGGGCCGACTCCGACGAGGCCGGTGCCGTGGCCAAGCGCGGCCTGTCCGAGGAGGTCGTCCGCGATATCTCGGCCAAGAAGAACGAGCCCGAGTGGATGCTGAAGCTGCGGCTCAAGGGTCTGCGGCTGTTCGACCGGAAGCCCATGCCGAACTGGGGCTCCGACCTCTCCGGCATCGACTTCGACAACATCAAGTACTTCGTCCGCTCCACCGAGAAGCAGGCGGCGTCCTGGGAGGACCTCCCCGAGGACATCAAGAACACCTACGACAAGCTGGGCATCCCGGAGGCGGAGAAGCAGCGTCTCGTCGCCGGTGTCGCCGCTCAGTACGAGTCCGAGGTGGTCTACCACCAGATCCGTGAGGACCTGGAGGAGCAGGGTGTCATCTTCCTCGACACGGACACCGCGCTGAAGGAGCACCCGGAGCTGTTCCAGGAGTACTTCGGCACCGTCATCCCGGTCGGTGACAACAAGTTCGCCTCGCTGAACACCGCGGTCTGGTCCGGCGGCTCCTTCATCTACGTCCCCAAGGGCGTGCACGTCGACATCCCGCTCCAGGCCTACTTCCGGATCAACACCGAGAACATGGGCCAGTTCGAGCGGACGCTGATCATCGTCGACGAGGACGCGTACGTCCACTACGTCGAGGGTTGTACGGCCCCGATCTACTCCTCGGACTCGCTGCACAGCGCCGTGGTGGAGATCATCGTGAAGAAGGGCGGCCGCTGCCGCTACACGACCATCCAGAACTGGTCGAACAACGTCTACAACCTGGTCACCAAGCGCGCCGTGGCGTACGAGGGCGCGACCATGGAGTGGGTCGACGGCAACATCGGCTCCAAGGTCACCATGAAGTACCCGGCCGTCTATCTGATGGGCGAGCACGCCAAGGGCGAGACGCTCTCCATCGCCTTCGCGGGCGAGGGCCAGCACCAGGACGCCGGCGCGAAGATGGTCCACATGGCGCCCAACACCTCCTCCAACATCGTCTCCAAGTCGGTGGCCCGGGGCGGTGGCCGCACCTCCTACCGCGGTCTGATCGAGATCGGTGAGGGCGCCCCCGGCGCCAAGTCCAACGTGCTGTGCGACGCGCTGCTCGTGGACACGATCTCCCGTTCGGACACCTACCCGTACGTCGACGTCCGCGAGGACGACGTCTCCATGGGCCACGAGGCCACCGTCTCCAAGGTCTCCGAGGACCAGCTCTTCTATCTGATGAGCCGGGGCATGACCGAGTTCGAGGCGATGGCGATGATCGTCCGCGGCTTTGTCGAGCCGATCGCCAAGGAACTGCCGATGGAGTACGCGCTGGAGCTCAACCGGCTGATCGAGCTCCAGATGGAGGGTTCGGTCGGCTGA
- a CDS encoding non-heme iron oxygenase ferredoxin subunit produces MSFVRACALSELEEDTPKRVEFDGLPVSVVRTEGEVFAIYDICSHANVSLSEGEVEDCRIECWLHGSSFDLRTGKPSGLPATRPVPVYPVKIEGDDVLVSLTQES; encoded by the coding sequence ATGAGCTTCGTCCGTGCCTGCGCGCTGAGCGAGCTGGAGGAGGACACCCCCAAGCGGGTGGAGTTCGACGGCCTGCCGGTCTCGGTCGTCCGCACCGAGGGCGAGGTCTTCGCGATCTACGACATCTGCTCGCACGCCAACGTCTCGCTCTCCGAGGGCGAGGTGGAGGACTGCCGGATCGAGTGCTGGCTGCACGGCTCCAGCTTCGACCTGCGCACCGGCAAGCCGTCCGGACTGCCCGCGACGCGCCCCGTCCCCGTTTACCCCGTAAAGATCGAAGGGGACGATGTGCTCGTCTCCCTCACCCAGGAGTCCTGA
- a CDS encoding helix-turn-helix transcriptional regulator: protein MKNVGEAPREELAAGVRSDRSTRNRVVRSILDHGPSTVADLAGRLGLTQAAVRRHLDALAAEKTVEAREKRVYGARARGRPAKVFALTDCGRDAFDHAYDAIAVDALRWIERHAGGEAVTAFARDRLGSQADSYREAVTAAPPEERTEALAKALSADGYAAVARSAPGAQQGEQLCQHHCPVAHVAERYPQLCEAETEIFSELLGTHVQRLATIAHGDGVCTTFIPRGAAPPAAPPPQTPTTTSSASASTAGRNPA, encoded by the coding sequence GTGAAAAACGTCGGCGAGGCTCCTCGGGAGGAACTCGCGGCCGGGGTGCGGTCGGACCGATCGACGCGCAACCGGGTCGTGCGCTCCATCCTGGACCACGGTCCGTCCACCGTGGCGGATCTGGCGGGCCGCCTCGGCCTCACCCAGGCCGCGGTCCGCCGCCACCTCGACGCCCTGGCTGCGGAGAAGACGGTGGAGGCCCGGGAGAAGCGGGTCTACGGCGCCCGTGCCCGTGGCCGTCCCGCCAAGGTCTTCGCCCTGACCGACTGCGGCCGGGACGCCTTCGACCACGCCTACGACGCGATCGCGGTGGACGCCCTGCGCTGGATCGAACGGCACGCGGGAGGGGAGGCGGTCACCGCCTTCGCCCGCGACCGGCTCGGCAGCCAGGCCGACAGCTACCGCGAGGCCGTCACCGCGGCACCCCCCGAGGAGCGCACCGAAGCCCTGGCGAAAGCGCTCAGTGCCGACGGGTACGCTGCTGTGGCGCGCAGTGCGCCGGGCGCCCAGCAGGGCGAGCAGCTCTGTCAGCACCACTGCCCGGTCGCCCACGTCGCCGAGCGGTACCCGCAGCTCTGCGAGGCGGAGACCGAGATCTTCTCCGAGCTCCTCGGGACCCATGTGCAGCGTCTGGCCACCATCGCCCACGGCGACGGGGTGTGCACGACGTTCATCCCGCGGGGCGCCGCTCCACCGGCGGCACCGCCCCCGCAGACACCGACCACCACATCATCAGCGTCCGCAAGTACGGCCGGGAGGAACCCCGCATGA
- the dapD gene encoding 2,3,4,5-tetrahydropyridine-2,6-dicarboxylate N-succinyltransferase, which produces MTDTTTPRTSGAVAAGLATIAADGTVLDTWFPAPELTSEPGPAGTERLDADRAVQLLGAGAAKALGVDARRGVEVVAVRTVIASLDDKPLDAHDAYLRLHLLSHRLVRPHGQNLDGLFGLLANVAWTSLGPVAVDDIEKVRLNARAEGLHLQVVGVDKFPRMTDYVVPKGVRIADADRVRLGAHLAEGTTVMHEGFVNFNAGTLGTSMVEGRISAGVVVGNGSDIGGGASTMGTLSGGGNVVIAIGERCLVGAEAGVGIALGDECVVEAGLYVTAGTRITMPDGEIVKARELSGASNILFRRNSVTGAVEARPNNAVWGGLNEILHAHN; this is translated from the coding sequence ATGACCGATACCACCACCCCTCGCACCTCCGGAGCCGTCGCGGCCGGCCTGGCCACCATCGCCGCCGACGGGACCGTTCTCGACACCTGGTTCCCCGCCCCCGAACTCACCTCGGAGCCCGGCCCCGCCGGGACCGAGCGGCTGGACGCGGACCGTGCCGTGCAGCTTCTGGGGGCCGGTGCCGCCAAGGCGCTCGGTGTGGACGCCCGTCGCGGTGTCGAGGTCGTGGCCGTCCGTACGGTCATCGCCTCCCTCGACGACAAGCCGCTCGACGCCCATGACGCGTATCTGCGGCTGCACCTGCTCTCGCACCGGCTGGTCCGGCCGCACGGCCAGAACCTCGACGGCCTGTTCGGCCTGCTGGCCAATGTGGCGTGGACGTCGCTGGGGCCCGTCGCCGTCGACGATATCGAGAAGGTACGGCTCAACGCCCGGGCCGAGGGCCTGCACCTCCAGGTGGTCGGTGTCGATAAGTTCCCGCGGATGACGGACTACGTGGTCCCCAAGGGCGTCCGGATCGCCGACGCCGACCGGGTCCGGCTCGGTGCCCACCTGGCCGAAGGCACCACCGTGATGCACGAGGGCTTCGTCAACTTCAACGCGGGCACCCTCGGCACCTCCATGGTCGAGGGCCGGATCTCGGCCGGTGTCGTCGTCGGCAACGGCTCCGACATCGGCGGCGGCGCCTCCACCATGGGCACCCTGTCCGGCGGCGGCAATGTCGTCATCGCCATCGGGGAGCGCTGCCTGGTCGGCGCCGAGGCGGGCGTCGGGATCGCGCTGGGCGACGAGTGCGTCGTCGAGGCCGGTCTCTACGTCACCGCCGGGACCCGGATCACCATGCCCGACGGCGAGATCGTCAAGGCCCGTGAGCTGTCCGGCGCGAGCAACATCCTCTTCCGCCGCAACTCGGTGACGGGCGCGGTCGAGGCCCGGCCGAACAACGCGGTCTGGGGCGGGCTGAACGAGATCCTGCACGCCCACAACTGA
- the sufD gene encoding Fe-S cluster assembly protein SufD, producing MAEAQNIPAGSTTAGAIAVAAESTVATRMSAPPSFDVADFPVPHGREEEWRFTPLERLAGLHDGTAVASGGVKVAVEAPEGVTVETVGRDDARLGRAGKPVDRVAAQAYSSFEQATVVTVPKETVLTEPVRITVHGEGGVAYGHQVIELGAFAEAVVVIDHSGDAVLAANVEYVLGDGAKLTVVSVQDWDDKAVHVAQHDALVGRDASFKSVVVTFGGDLVRLHPRVTYAATGGEAELFGLYFTDRGQHQEHRLLVDHNAPHNKSNVVYKGALQGENAHAVWIGDVLIRVAAEGTDTYEMNRNLVLTDGARVDSVPNLEIETGEIVGAGHASATGRFDDEQLFYLMARGIPEQDARRLVVRGFFAELVQQIGLPDVEERLITKIEEELEASVA from the coding sequence ATGGCTGAGGCTCAGAACATCCCGGCGGGTTCCACGACCGCCGGCGCGATCGCGGTGGCCGCCGAGTCGACCGTAGCCACTCGTATGAGTGCGCCCCCGTCGTTCGACGTGGCGGACTTCCCCGTGCCGCACGGCCGCGAGGAGGAGTGGCGCTTCACCCCGCTGGAGCGGCTCGCGGGACTCCACGACGGCACCGCCGTCGCCTCCGGCGGCGTCAAGGTGGCCGTCGAGGCCCCCGAGGGCGTCACGGTCGAGACCGTGGGCCGGGACGACGCCCGGCTCGGCCGGGCCGGCAAGCCCGTGGACCGGGTGGCGGCCCAGGCGTACAGCTCCTTCGAGCAGGCGACGGTCGTCACCGTGCCCAAGGAGACCGTGCTCACCGAGCCCGTCCGGATCACCGTCCACGGCGAGGGCGGGGTCGCCTACGGCCACCAGGTGATCGAACTCGGCGCGTTCGCCGAGGCCGTCGTCGTGATCGACCACAGCGGCGACGCGGTGCTGGCCGCCAATGTCGAGTACGTCCTCGGCGACGGCGCCAAGCTGACCGTGGTCTCCGTCCAGGACTGGGACGACAAGGCCGTCCACGTCGCCCAGCACGATGCGCTCGTCGGCCGGGACGCCTCCTTCAAGTCCGTGGTCGTCACCTTCGGCGGCGATCTGGTCCGGCTGCACCCCCGGGTCACCTACGCGGCCACCGGCGGCGAGGCCGAGCTGTTCGGCCTCTACTTCACCGACCGCGGGCAGCACCAGGAGCACCGTCTCCTGGTCGACCACAACGCGCCGCACAACAAGTCCAACGTGGTCTACAAGGGCGCGCTCCAGGGCGAGAACGCGCACGCGGTGTGGATCGGAGACGTCCTCATCCGGGTCGCGGCCGAGGGCACCGACACCTACGAGATGAACCGGAACCTGGTCCTCACGGACGGCGCCCGGGTCGACTCCGTACCCAATCTGGAGATCGAGACCGGCGAGATCGTCGGCGCCGGCCACGCTTCGGCCACCGGCCGCTTCGACGACGAGCAGCTCTTCTACCTGATGGCCCGCGGTATCCCGGAGCAGGACGCCCGCCGCCTGGTGGTCCGCGGCTTCTTCGCCGAGCTGGTCCAGCAGATCGGCCTCCCCGATGTCGAAGAGCGTCTGATCACCAAGATCGAAGAGGAGCTGGAGGCGTCGGTCGCATGA
- a CDS encoding TetR/AcrR family transcriptional regulator — MVRRYDPDRRRRIIDAAIRVVGRDGIAGLSHRTVAAEADVPLGSTTYHFSSLDELLVAALRQSNEGFGATVMGSRVLTDPECDLAAELARIVGHWLTSDRAEVERCYELYLAALRRPALRPVAGEWIDEVVGALAHRVDEGTARAVAALVDGLCLEVLLTDRPYDEEYARAMLARLVAPAAPVDPL; from the coding sequence ATGGTCCGCCGCTACGACCCCGACCGCCGCCGCCGGATCATCGACGCCGCGATCCGGGTCGTCGGCCGGGACGGGATCGCCGGGCTCAGTCACCGTACGGTGGCGGCGGAGGCCGATGTGCCGCTGGGCTCCACCACGTACCACTTCTCCTCCCTCGACGAACTGCTGGTCGCCGCGTTGCGGCAGAGCAACGAGGGCTTCGGGGCGACGGTGATGGGCTCCCGGGTCCTCACCGACCCGGAGTGCGACCTCGCGGCCGAGCTGGCCCGGATCGTGGGCCACTGGCTGACCTCGGACCGGGCCGAGGTGGAGCGGTGCTACGAGCTGTATCTCGCCGCCCTGCGCCGACCCGCCCTGCGTCCGGTGGCGGGGGAGTGGATCGACGAGGTCGTCGGCGCGCTCGCCCACCGGGTGGACGAGGGGACCGCGCGGGCGGTGGCCGCGCTGGTGGACGGCCTCTGTCTGGAAGTCCTGCTGACCGACCGGCCGTACGACGAGGAGTACGCGCGGGCGATGCTGGCGCGGCTCGTCGCCCCGGCGGCTCCGGTGGATCCCCTGTAG
- the sufC gene encoding Fe-S cluster assembly ATPase SufC, producing the protein MATLEIRDLHVSVEAENGSREILKGVDLTVKQGETHAIMGPNGSGKSTLAYSLAGHPKYTITGGQVTLDGEDVLEMSVDERARAGLFLAMQYPVEVPGVSVSNFLRTSATAIRGEAPKLRTWVKEVRETMERLQMDPAFAERNVNEGFSGGEKKRHEILQLELLKPKIAILDETDSGLDVDALRVVSEGVNRIRESGEVGTLLITHYTRILRYIKPDHVHVFAAGRIAESGGPELADKLEAEGYEAYVKGGATT; encoded by the coding sequence ATGGCAACGCTTGAAATCCGCGATCTGCACGTCTCCGTCGAGGCCGAGAACGGCTCCCGGGAGATCCTCAAGGGCGTCGACCTGACCGTGAAGCAGGGCGAGACCCACGCCATCATGGGCCCCAACGGCTCCGGCAAGTCCACCCTCGCCTACTCGCTGGCCGGTCACCCCAAGTACACGATCACCGGCGGCCAGGTCACCCTGGACGGCGAGGACGTGCTGGAGATGTCCGTCGACGAGCGCGCCCGCGCCGGTCTCTTCCTCGCCATGCAGTACCCGGTCGAGGTCCCCGGTGTCTCCGTCTCCAACTTCCTGCGCACCTCCGCCACCGCCATCCGCGGCGAGGCGCCCAAGCTGCGCACCTGGGTGAAGGAGGTCCGGGAGACCATGGAGCGGCTCCAGATGGACCCCGCCTTCGCCGAGCGCAATGTGAACGAGGGCTTCTCCGGCGGCGAGAAGAAGCGCCACGAGATCCTCCAGCTCGAACTGCTGAAGCCGAAGATCGCGATCCTCGACGAGACCGACTCCGGTCTGGACGTCGACGCGCTGCGTGTGGTCTCCGAGGGCGTCAACCGGATCCGCGAGAGCGGTGAGGTCGGCACCCTGCTGATCACCCACTACACCCGCATCCTGCGGTACATCAAGCCCGACCACGTGCATGTCTTCGCGGCCGGCCGGATCGCCGAGTCCGGCGGTCCCGAGCTCGCGGACAAGCTGGAGGCCGAGGGCTACGAGGCGTATGTGAAGGGTGGTGCCACCACGTGA
- a CDS encoding metal-sulfur cluster assembly factor — MTENAGAALKPASEEEIREALYDVVDPELGIDVVNLGLIYGIHVDDTNVATLDMTLTSAACPLTDVIEDQAKSATEGLVNELKINWVWMPPWGPDKITDDGREQLRALGFNV; from the coding sequence ATGACCGAGAACGCAGGAGCCGCGCTGAAGCCGGCCTCCGAGGAAGAGATCCGCGAGGCGCTGTACGACGTCGTCGACCCCGAGCTGGGCATCGACGTGGTCAACCTCGGACTGATCTACGGCATCCACGTCGACGACACCAATGTCGCCACGCTGGACATGACGCTGACGTCGGCGGCCTGCCCGCTGACCGATGTGATCGAAGACCAGGCCAAATCGGCGACGGAGGGCCTGGTCAACGAGCTGAAGATCAACTGGGTCTGGATGCCGCCGTGGGGCCCGGACAAGATCACGGACGATGGGCGCGAGCAGCTGCGCGCGCTCGGGTTCAACGTCTGA
- a CDS encoding cysteine desulfurase has product MTFSSPGLLDTEAIRKDFPILDRVIHDGKKLVYLDSAASSQRPRQVIEAVSTYYEQHHANVHRGVHVLAEEATALYEDARTKVAEFINAPSRDEVIFTKNASESLNLVANMLGWADEPYRVDQDTEIVITEMEHHSNIVPWQLLAQRTGAKLKWFGLTDDGRLDLSNIEQIITEKTKIVSFVLVSNILGTINPVDAIVRRAQEVGALVLIDASQAAPHAPLDVQALGADFVAFTGHKMCGPTGIGVLWGRQELLEDLPPFLGGGEMIETVSMSSSTYAPAPHKFEAGTPPIAQAVGLGAAVDYLNAIGMEKIAAHEHAITEYALARLADVPDLRIIGPASAEERGAAISFTLGDIHPHDVGQVLDEQGIAVRVGHHCARPVCLRYGIPATTRASFYLYSTPAEVDALIDGLEHVRQFFG; this is encoded by the coding sequence GTGACGTTCTCCTCGCCGGGGCTACTCGACACCGAGGCGATCCGCAAGGACTTCCCGATCCTCGACCGGGTGATCCACGACGGCAAGAAGCTGGTCTATCTGGACAGCGCTGCCAGCTCGCAGCGGCCGCGCCAGGTCATCGAGGCCGTCAGCACCTACTACGAGCAGCACCACGCCAATGTGCACCGCGGTGTCCATGTGCTCGCCGAAGAGGCCACGGCGCTCTACGAGGACGCCCGGACCAAGGTCGCGGAGTTCATCAACGCGCCCAGCCGCGACGAGGTGATCTTCACCAAGAACGCCTCGGAGTCGCTGAACCTCGTGGCGAACATGCTCGGCTGGGCCGACGAGCCCTACCGGGTCGACCAGGACACCGAGATCGTCATCACGGAGATGGAGCACCACTCCAACATCGTTCCGTGGCAGCTGCTGGCGCAGCGCACGGGCGCGAAGCTGAAGTGGTTCGGCCTCACCGACGACGGCCGGCTCGACCTGAGCAACATCGAGCAGATCATCACCGAGAAGACCAAGATCGTCTCCTTTGTGCTGGTCTCCAACATCCTGGGCACGATCAACCCGGTGGACGCGATCGTCCGCCGCGCCCAGGAGGTCGGCGCGCTGGTGCTGATCGACGCTTCCCAGGCCGCTCCGCACGCCCCGCTGGACGTGCAGGCCCTCGGCGCCGACTTCGTGGCCTTCACCGGCCACAAGATGTGCGGACCGACGGGTATCGGCGTGCTCTGGGGACGCCAGGAGCTGCTGGAGGACCTCCCGCCGTTCCTCGGCGGTGGCGAGATGATCGAAACCGTCTCGATGAGCTCCTCCACCTATGCCCCGGCGCCGCACAAGTTCGAGGCCGGTACGCCCCCGATCGCCCAGGCCGTCGGCCTCGGCGCGGCGGTGGACTACCTCAACGCCATCGGCATGGAGAAGATCGCCGCTCATGAGCACGCGATCACGGAGTACGCTCTGGCGCGGCTCGCGGACGTCCCCGATCTGCGGATCATCGGCCCTGCTTCGGCCGAGGAGCGCGGTGCCGCGATCTCGTTCACCCTGGGTGATATCCACCCGCACGACGTGGGCCAGGTCCTCGACGAACAGGGCATCGCGGTCCGTGTCGGGCACCACTGCGCACGGCCGGTCTGCCTGCGCTACGGAATTCCCGCGACCACCAGGGCGTCGTTCTATCTGTACTCCACGCCCGCAGAGGTCGATGCGCTGATCGACGGGCTGGAGCATGTCCGTCAGTTCTTCGGGTAG
- the sufU gene encoding Fe-S cluster assembly sulfur transfer protein SufU encodes MKLDSMYQDVILDHYKNPHGRGLREGDAEVHHVNPTCGDEITLRVKYDGTRVADVSYEGQGCSISQASVSVLNELLVGKELAEAQKIQETFLELMQSRGRIEPDDAMEEVLEDAVAFAGVSKYPARVKCALLGWMAWKDATAQALGEGSGATAGATERKTA; translated from the coding sequence GTGAAGCTTGATTCGATGTACCAGGACGTCATCCTCGACCACTACAAGAACCCGCACGGCCGGGGTCTTCGCGAGGGCGACGCCGAGGTGCACCACGTCAACCCCACGTGCGGCGACGAGATCACGCTGCGGGTGAAGTACGACGGCACGCGGGTCGCGGACGTCTCGTACGAGGGCCAGGGCTGTTCCATCAGCCAGGCCAGCGTCTCCGTACTGAACGAACTCCTGGTCGGCAAGGAGCTGGCCGAGGCGCAGAAGATCCAGGAGACGTTCCTGGAGCTGATGCAGTCCCGGGGCCGGATCGAGCCGGACGACGCCATGGAGGAGGTGCTGGAGGACGCGGTCGCGTTCGCCGGTGTCTCCAAGTACCCGGCCCGGGTCAAATGCGCGCTGCTCGGCTGGATGGCCTGGAAGGACGCGACCGCCCAGGCGCTGGGCGAGGGATCCGGTGCCACCGCCGGTGCCACCGAGAGGAAGACGGCATGA
- a CDS encoding DMT family transporter has translation MGYGLLAGAIVAEVAATTAMKYSEGFSRLWPSLLTVAGYLIAFSLLAQTLKTLSVGTAYAIWAGVGTAAVAAIGMIFLNESTSAAKFAGIALVIAGVVVLNVGGAH, from the coding sequence ATGGGATACGGACTGCTCGCCGGGGCCATCGTCGCCGAGGTCGCCGCCACCACCGCCATGAAGTACAGCGAGGGCTTCAGCCGGCTCTGGCCGTCGTTGCTGACGGTCGCCGGATATCTGATCGCCTTCAGCCTGCTCGCGCAGACGCTCAAGACCCTCTCGGTCGGTACCGCCTACGCCATCTGGGCGGGCGTCGGCACGGCCGCGGTCGCGGCCATCGGCATGATCTTCCTCAACGAGTCGACCAGCGCCGCCAAGTTCGCGGGCATAGCGCTGGTGATCGCCGGGGTCGTGGTGCTCAACGTGGGGGGTGCGCACTGA
- a CDS encoding ABC transporter ATP-binding protein, which yields MQSEPAVRIQGLVKRYGSKAAVNGLDLTVPRGTVTAVLGPNGAGKTTTIEICEGYRRPDAGTVRVLGLDPVADAGRLRPRVGVMLQSGGVYSGARAVEMLRHIAKLHADPLDVDFLVERLGLGDCGRTTYRRLSGGQQQRLSLAMAVVGRPELVFLDEPTAGLDPQARRATWDLVRELRSDGVTAVLTTHFMDEAEKLADDVAVVDGGRVIARGSPEQLCRGGAENTLRFTGRPGLDVGSLLKALPDGTEAAEPLPGTYRITGDVGPQLLATVTSWCAQHGVMPDGISVERRTLEDVFLELTGKELR from the coding sequence ATGCAGAGCGAGCCCGCCGTCCGGATCCAGGGCCTGGTCAAGCGGTACGGATCCAAGGCGGCCGTGAACGGCCTCGACCTGACGGTCCCCCGGGGGACCGTCACCGCCGTCCTCGGCCCCAACGGAGCCGGTAAGACCACCACCATCGAGATCTGCGAGGGCTACCGCCGTCCCGACGCGGGCACGGTCCGCGTCCTCGGCCTCGATCCCGTCGCCGACGCCGGACGGCTGCGCCCCCGGGTCGGGGTGATGCTCCAGTCCGGCGGCGTCTACTCGGGTGCCCGGGCCGTGGAGATGCTCCGCCATATCGCGAAACTGCACGCCGACCCCCTGGACGTCGACTTCCTGGTCGAACGGCTCGGCCTCGGTGACTGCGGGCGCACCACCTACCGCCGGCTCTCCGGCGGCCAGCAGCAGCGGCTGTCGCTCGCGATGGCCGTCGTCGGCCGCCCCGAGCTGGTCTTCCTCGACGAGCCCACCGCCGGACTGGACCCGCAGGCCCGCCGCGCCACCTGGGACCTGGTCCGCGAACTCCGCTCCGACGGCGTCACCGCCGTCCTGACCACCCACTTCATGGACGAGGCCGAGAAGCTGGCCGACGACGTCGCCGTCGTCGACGGCGGCCGGGTGATCGCCCGGGGCAGCCCCGAGCAGCTCTGCCGCGGCGGCGCGGAGAACACCCTCCGCTTCACCGGGCGGCCCGGGCTCGACGTCGGCTCCCTCCTCAAGGCCCTGCCCGACGGCACCGAAGCCGCCGAGCCCCTCCCCGGCACCTACCGGATAACCGGTGACGTCGGCCCCCAGCTGCTGGCCACGGTCACCTCCTGGTGCGCCCAGCACGGCGTCATGCCGGACGGCATCTCGGTGGAGCGCCGCACCCTGGAGGACGTCTTCCTGGAGCTGACCGGCAAGGAGCTGCGCTGA